From one Bacteroides intestinalis DSM 17393 genomic stretch:
- a CDS encoding rhomboid family intramembrane serine protease: MKHDIRRIALAAVIPLFLIFILYLLKFLEVGMDWDFRRLGVYPMEQRGVFGIFAHPLVHGSWKHLLANTLPLLFLMWCLFYFYRHIASYIFFAIWIGCGALTFLIGKPGWHIGASGIIYGLAFFLFFSGILRKHVPLIAISLLVTFLYGGLIWNMFPFFAKETTSWEGHLSGAIAGTICAIAFMGYGPQRPDPFANEDDEEETLDEESEEESGKESGEKEQVNEEKTDCHPIEEAGCHKVEEELAS, from the coding sequence ATGAAGCATGATATCCGCCGAATAGCTCTGGCAGCGGTTATACCGTTATTCCTTATTTTTATTCTTTACTTGCTAAAGTTCCTTGAAGTCGGTATGGACTGGGATTTCAGGAGGTTAGGTGTATATCCTATGGAGCAAAGAGGAGTATTTGGTATCTTCGCACACCCGCTTGTACATGGCAGTTGGAAGCATTTACTGGCAAATACACTACCGCTACTCTTCCTGATGTGGTGCTTGTTCTACTTTTACCGACACATTGCCTCTTATATATTCTTTGCCATCTGGATAGGATGCGGTGCACTCACTTTTCTTATAGGCAAGCCGGGATGGCACATCGGAGCCAGTGGAATTATCTACGGCCTTGCATTCTTCCTGTTTTTCAGCGGCATTCTTCGAAAGCACGTTCCACTGATTGCTATCTCCTTATTAGTTACTTTTCTTTATGGTGGACTTATCTGGAATATGTTCCCATTCTTTGCAAAAGAAACCACTTCCTGGGAAGGACACCTTAGTGGAGCCATAGCCGGCACAATATGTGCCATTGCATTTATGGGATATGGACCTCAACGACCGGACCCGTTTGCAAACGAAGACGATGAAGAAGAAACACTTGACGAAGAGTCCGAAGAAGAGTCTGGGAAAGAATCAGGAGAAAAGGAGCAGGTTAATGAAGAAAAGACAGACTGCCACCCAATAGAAGAGGCAGGCTGCCATAAGGTAGAAGAGGAACTGGCATCATAA
- a CDS encoding LysO family transporter produces the protein MKDSLIVLGIFVGGCLLGVLGYFPLDLKTGNLSIYILYALMFQIGISIGSNKELKSMISQLRLKFLLIPLATISGTLLFSAIASLLLSRWSIFDCMAVGSGFAYYSLSSVLITQFKEASIGIQLATELGTIALLANIFREMMALLGAPLLVRYFGRLAPISAAGVNSMDVILPVITRYSGKEMVPIAIFHGLLIDMSVPFFVSLFCRL, from the coding sequence ATGAAAGATAGCTTGATTGTATTGGGAATTTTTGTGGGCGGATGCCTTTTAGGAGTTTTGGGGTATTTCCCATTAGATTTGAAGACAGGTAATCTGTCTATATATATACTGTATGCGCTGATGTTTCAGATTGGTATCAGTATCGGCTCTAATAAAGAATTGAAGAGCATGATTTCTCAGCTTCGCCTGAAGTTCTTACTGATTCCGCTGGCTACTATCAGTGGAACCCTGCTGTTTTCAGCAATAGCCAGCCTGTTACTCAGTCGTTGGAGTATATTCGACTGTATGGCGGTGGGAAGTGGTTTTGCTTACTATTCTTTATCGTCTGTGCTGATTACACAGTTTAAAGAAGCATCGATAGGAATTCAGTTAGCTACGGAACTGGGTACAATAGCTCTGTTGGCAAATATATTCAGAGAAATGATGGCCTTGTTGGGAGCACCGTTGTTGGTACGATACTTCGGTCGGTTAGCTCCTATATCGGCTGCCGGGGTTAATTCAATGGATGTGATATTGCCTGTAATTACCCGTTATTCAGGGAAAGAGATGGTGCCTATTGCCATTTTTCATGGTTTACTTATTGATATGAGCGTACCGTTCTTTGTTTCCTTATTTTGTAGATTATGA
- a CDS encoding LysO family transporter, translating into MFKILGLMILGIIIGYGLRRISFLRKVEVSISYTVFLLLFVLGVTIGSNRLIVDNLFSFGWQAALLTLSATVGSILASWIVLRLFFTSKKKKV; encoded by the coding sequence ATGTTTAAAATACTTGGCCTGATGATCTTGGGCATTATCATAGGTTATGGTTTGCGTCGTATTTCGTTTTTACGCAAAGTGGAAGTTTCTATATCTTATACGGTATTTTTGTTGCTGTTTGTTCTGGGAGTTACTATTGGTTCCAACCGACTGATTGTAGATAATCTTTTTTCTTTCGGATGGCAAGCAGCGTTATTGACTTTGTCGGCTACCGTAGGGAGTATTTTAGCTTCGTGGATTGTATTAAGATTGTTTTTCACTTCTAAAAAGAAAAAGGTATGA
- a CDS encoding MarC family protein, giving the protein MFATFNLQQMISAFIVLFAVIDIIGSIPIIINLKEKGKEVNALKATLISFALLIGFFYAGDMMLKLFHVDIESFAVAGAFVIFLMSLEMILDIEIFKNQGPIKEATLVPLVFPLLAGAGAFTTLLSLRAEYASVNIIIALVLNMIWVYFVVSMTGRVERFLGKGGIYIIRKFFGIILLAISVRLFMANITLLVEALHKT; this is encoded by the coding sequence ATGTTTGCAACATTTAACTTACAACAAATGATCAGTGCATTTATCGTACTATTCGCAGTTATTGATATCATTGGTTCTATTCCTATCATTATCAATTTGAAGGAAAAAGGTAAAGAGGTGAACGCATTGAAGGCCACGTTGATATCTTTTGCGTTATTGATAGGCTTCTTCTATGCAGGAGATATGATGTTAAAGTTATTTCATGTGGATATTGAATCGTTTGCCGTTGCGGGTGCATTCGTTATTTTCTTGATGTCTCTGGAGATGATTCTGGATATAGAGATATTCAAGAATCAGGGGCCGATTAAGGAAGCTACTTTAGTGCCGTTGGTTTTCCCGTTGCTGGCAGGTGCAGGTGCTTTCACTACATTACTTTCTCTTCGTGCGGAATACGCCAGTGTTAATATTATCATTGCTTTGGTGTTGAATATGATATGGGTGTATTTTGTTGTTAGCATGACCGGACGTGTAGAACGTTTCCTGGGTAAAGGCGGTATTTATATTATCCGTAAGTTTTTTGGTATCATTCTATTGGCTATCTCGGTAAGATTGTTTATGGCGAATATTACTTTGCTAGTAGAGGCATTGCATAAAACTTGA
- a CDS encoding Crp/Fnr family transcriptional regulator — translation METMYDTLLQLPLFQGLAHEDFTSILGKVKLHFTKHKAGEILVKKGTACVQLVFILNGEIASSTSSTDNSYTFTEFFQAPYLIEPQSLFGMNTSYVSTHVAHTEVHTVTISKAFVMNDLFRYEIFRLNYMNIISNRAQTCYNRLWTEVPERLEARITDFILSHIERPSGEKILKIKMEELANAINDTRLSVSKALNGMQESGLLELHRGEIVIPDLEKMIP, via the coding sequence ATGGAAACGATGTATGACACCCTGCTCCAATTGCCACTATTTCAAGGACTCGCCCATGAGGACTTCACCAGTATATTGGGAAAAGTAAAATTACATTTCACCAAGCATAAGGCGGGCGAAATCTTAGTTAAAAAAGGTACAGCATGTGTACAGTTGGTATTTATCTTAAACGGGGAAATCGCTTCATCTACCTCATCTACAGATAATTCTTACACCTTTACAGAGTTCTTTCAGGCTCCTTATCTGATTGAGCCTCAATCCTTGTTCGGTATGAACACATCTTATGTATCTACTCATGTTGCCCATACAGAAGTACATACCGTAACTATCAGTAAAGCATTTGTGATGAACGATTTGTTCAGATACGAAATCTTCCGACTCAACTATATGAATATTATCAGTAACCGGGCACAAACCTGCTACAATCGTTTGTGGACGGAAGTTCCGGAAAGACTTGAAGCACGTATCACCGATTTTATACTCTCACACATTGAACGTCCCTCGGGAGAAAAAATACTGAAAATAAAGATGGAGGAACTTGCCAATGCTATTAATGACACACGCCTGAGTGTATCGAAAGCATTGAATGGCATGCAGGAGAGTGGCTTACTGGAGCTACACCGAGGCGAAATAGTGATTCCGGACTTAGAAAAAATGATCCCTTAA
- a CDS encoding glycoside hydrolase family 88/105 protein → MKKKLIGVFLFVSLICGSVSAQGLPDRKETLKTLVKVNDYFMKKYADYRTPSYNGIIRPSNIWTRGVYYEGLMALHSIFPREDYYNYAYQWADYHKWGMRNGNITRNADDQCCGQVYIDLYNMSSDPEKIRKIKACIDMIVNTPQVNDWTWVDAIQMGMPIYAKLGKLTGEQKYNDKMWDMYSYSRNVHGKNGLFNPKDGLWWRDADFVPPYKEPNGEDCYWSRGNGWAYAALVRVLEEIPADELHRADYINDFLAMSKALKKCQRKDGFWNVSLHDETNFGGKETSGTALFVYGMAWGVRKGLLDKKEYLPVLLKAWNAMVQDAVHPNGCLGYVQGTGKEPKDGQPVTYDKIPDFEDYGIGCFLLAGAEVYKLN, encoded by the coding sequence ATGAAAAAGAAATTGATAGGAGTTTTCCTCTTTGTGAGTCTTATTTGCGGGAGTGTCAGTGCACAAGGATTACCCGACAGAAAAGAGACACTTAAAACTTTGGTAAAAGTGAATGATTACTTCATGAAGAAGTATGCAGATTATCGTACGCCGTCTTATAATGGTATTATTCGTCCCAGCAATATCTGGACGCGGGGAGTATATTATGAGGGATTGATGGCGCTGCATTCCATTTTTCCACGGGAAGATTATTATAATTATGCTTATCAGTGGGCTGATTATCATAAATGGGGAATGCGCAACGGGAATATTACCCGTAATGCCGATGACCAGTGTTGCGGACAGGTTTATATCGATTTGTATAATATGTCTTCCGACCCGGAGAAGATCCGAAAAATCAAAGCCTGTATTGACATGATAGTCAATACTCCGCAGGTGAATGACTGGACTTGGGTGGACGCCATACAAATGGGAATGCCTATTTACGCTAAATTGGGTAAACTGACGGGAGAACAGAAGTATAATGATAAGATGTGGGATATGTACAGTTATTCCCGCAATGTGCATGGTAAGAACGGACTCTTCAATCCCAAAGATGGATTGTGGTGGAGGGATGCGGATTTTGTTCCCCCTTATAAAGAACCGAATGGAGAGGATTGCTATTGGAGCCGTGGTAATGGTTGGGCATACGCTGCATTAGTGCGTGTTTTGGAGGAGATTCCGGCAGATGAACTGCATCGTGCGGATTATATTAACGACTTCCTTGCAATGAGCAAGGCTCTGAAGAAATGCCAGCGTAAGGATGGTTTTTGGAATGTAAGTCTTCATGATGAAACGAATTTCGGTGGAAAAGAGACAAGCGGTACAGCGCTCTTCGTCTATGGTATGGCTTGGGGTGTGCGCAAAGGTTTATTAGATAAAAAAGAGTACCTTCCGGTATTGCTGAAAGCCTGGAACGCAATGGTACAGGATGCTGTTCATCCAAACGGTTGTTTGGGCTATGTACAGGGAACAGGAAAGGAACCTAAAGACGGTCAGCCGGTGACTTATGATAAAATACCTGATTTTGAGGATTATGGTATCGGCTGCTTCCTGTTGGCAGGCGCTGAAGTGTATAAATTAAATTAA
- a CDS encoding rhamnogalacturonidase, which translates to MKRLVVLISVCCCVLLMQASIHNVKDYGARADGVTIDSPAINRAISAAAGEGGGTVYIPAGEYVCYSIRLASHVHLYLEQGARIIAASPTPEGGYDEAEPNEHNRYQDFGHSHWKNSLIWGIGIEDVTISGPGLIYGRGLTREESRLSGVGNKAISLKLCKNITLKDFSMLRCGHFALLATGVDNLSIINLKVDTNRDGFDIDCCKNVRIMGCSVNSPWDDAIVLKASYALGSFRDTENVTISDCYVTGYDRGTMLDATWQRDEPQAPDHGYVTGRIKLGTESSGGFKNIAITNCIFERCRGLALETVDGGQLEDIVISNITMRDIVNAPFFLRLGKRMRSPEGTPVGSMKRILISNVNVFNADSRYSSIISGVPGAWIEDVTFSNIHIYHQGGYTAEDGKRIPPENEKTYPEPWMFGIIPAKGFYIRHAQGVTLDNVHFHYKQPDGRPLFVTDDAEGVVYRNITVDGEGYNN; encoded by the coding sequence ATGAAACGTTTGGTTGTGCTCATATCGGTTTGTTGCTGCGTGCTGCTGATGCAGGCGTCCATCCATAATGTGAAAGATTATGGAGCCAGGGCCGACGGGGTGACTATTGATTCGCCTGCCATTAATCGTGCCATCTCTGCGGCTGCCGGTGAAGGTGGTGGTACCGTATATATCCCTGCCGGAGAATATGTCTGCTATTCCATACGGCTTGCCAGCCATGTTCATCTTTATCTGGAACAAGGTGCGCGCATCATAGCGGCATCGCCTACTCCGGAGGGTGGATATGATGAGGCTGAGCCGAACGAACATAACCGTTATCAGGACTTTGGTCATAGTCATTGGAAAAACTCCCTGATCTGGGGAATCGGCATTGAAGATGTGACTATTAGCGGTCCCGGACTAATCTATGGTCGTGGACTGACTCGTGAAGAAAGTCGTTTGTCGGGAGTGGGAAATAAGGCTATCAGCTTGAAGCTTTGCAAAAATATCACACTGAAAGATTTCTCTATGTTGCGTTGCGGACATTTTGCCTTGTTGGCTACCGGAGTGGATAATCTGAGTATTATCAACCTGAAAGTGGATACCAACCGTGACGGATTCGATATAGATTGCTGTAAAAATGTCCGTATAATGGGATGTAGTGTCAACAGTCCGTGGGATGATGCTATTGTATTGAAGGCATCCTACGCCCTCGGAAGTTTTAGGGACACGGAGAATGTGACGATTTCCGATTGCTATGTTACCGGTTACGACCGTGGAACGATGCTGGATGCCACATGGCAGCGCGATGAACCGCAGGCGCCCGATCACGGCTATGTAACGGGACGTATAAAGTTGGGCACTGAATCCAGTGGCGGCTTCAAGAACATTGCTATTACGAACTGTATCTTTGAGCGTTGCCGCGGTCTTGCCCTTGAAACGGTGGATGGCGGTCAGTTGGAAGATATTGTTATCAGCAATATCACAATGCGGGATATTGTGAATGCCCCTTTCTTCCTGCGCCTTGGCAAACGTATGCGTAGCCCCGAAGGTACTCCAGTAGGTTCAATGAAGCGTATTCTTATCAGTAATGTCAATGTATTCAATGCCGATTCACGTTACTCTTCCATTATCAGTGGGGTGCCGGGAGCATGGATCGAGGATGTAACTTTCAGCAATATCCATATTTATCATCAGGGAGGCTATACGGCGGAAGATGGCAAGCGTATTCCGCCTGAGAATGAAAAGACTTATCCGGAACCATGGATGTTCGGCATTATTCCGGCAAAAGGTTTTTATATCCGTCATGCACAGGGAGTGACGCTGGATAATGTACATTTCCATTATAAACAGCCGGATGGACGTCCTTTGTTTGTGACGGATGATGCCGAGGGAGTGGTGTACCGGAATATAACCGTGGATGGTGAAGGGTATAATAATTAG
- a CDS encoding DUF4450 domain-containing protein, with translation MRRSITILLLLVLVLMEVKAQVLPFCLSKGSGTFRFGIVAGDESRWLDECNLKKTGDRIYTIKDALLDKGEVRLVICPLADTKGFVMEVSGSRLPENISLCWAFGACNEDETLSKEGNIISPGACRDNVFSDEENVVTVYYGESMGLRVTSGIMPVGSELRLSDAHRQKTPLELYHSGKKTDAPVLSGFYSWTAQENCYFCFYKQNAKADYNYFMLPELFQKENKR, from the coding sequence ATGAGGAGAAGCATTACGATATTATTATTGTTAGTCCTTGTGCTGATGGAAGTGAAAGCACAGGTGCTTCCTTTCTGTTTGTCTAAAGGGTCGGGTACTTTCCGGTTTGGAATAGTAGCAGGTGATGAAAGCCGTTGGTTGGATGAATGTAATTTGAAGAAAACGGGAGACCGGATATATACCATAAAGGATGCATTGTTAGATAAGGGTGAAGTTAGGTTGGTAATATGTCCTTTGGCAGATACGAAGGGTTTTGTAATGGAGGTTTCCGGCTCCCGTTTACCCGAAAATATATCTTTGTGTTGGGCTTTCGGAGCCTGCAATGAAGATGAAACTCTTTCGAAAGAAGGAAATATAATCTCTCCCGGGGCTTGCCGGGACAATGTATTCAGTGATGAAGAGAATGTTGTCACTGTATATTATGGCGAAAGCATGGGTTTGCGGGTTACTTCGGGAATCATGCCTGTTGGTTCTGAACTTCGCTTGTCGGATGCCCATCGGCAGAAAACTCCACTTGAATTGTATCATTCGGGAAAGAAAACAGATGCTCCTGTACTTTCCGGTTTCTACTCCTGGACTGCGCAAGAGAATTGTTACTTCTGTTTCTATAAACAGAATGCCAAGGCGGATTATAATTACTTTATGTTACCGGAACTATTTCAAAAAGAAAATAAGAGATGA
- a CDS encoding beta-galactosidase gives MSEMLFAQSTWFNDKDLTLTGVYYYPEHWDESQWERDFKQMHDLGFEFTHFAEFAWAQLEPEEGKYDFAWLDKAIALADKYKLKVVMCTSTATPPVWLSRKYPEILIKYEDGTVLDHGARQHASFASPRYRELAYKMIEKLAQHYGNDPRIVGWQLDNEPAVQFDYSEAAEIAFRNFLKNKYHNTIKELNDAWGTAFWSEVYSTFDEITLPKTAQMFMNHHQILDYRRFAAGQTNDFLNEQCLLIKKHARNQWITTNYIPNYDEGHIGGSPDLDFVSYTRYMVYGDNEGIGRRGYRVGNPLRIAFANDFFRPVQGTYGVMELQPGQVNWGGINPQPLPGAVRLWLWSVFAGGSDFICTYRYRQPLYGTEQYHYGIANTDGTTITPGGHEFEQFIKEVKQLRTQAKARDVKPADYQARRTAILFNHENAWSIERQKQNRTWNTMAHIDKYYRTLKSFGAPVDIINESKDLSQYPVVIAPAYQMADKALVDRWTEYVKNGGNLVLTCRTAQKDRYGRLPEAPFGSLIYDLTGNEIEFYDLLLPEEPGKFVMDGKEYPWNTWGEILKPSKDCQTWGKYIEEFYEGKPAITTRKLGKGTITYVGIDSTDGTLERDVLKKLYTKLNISVMDLPYGVTMEYRNGLGIVLNYGDKPYHFNLPEGTKTLIGTTDIPTAGVLVFVTKQ, from the coding sequence ATGAGCGAAATGCTCTTTGCACAATCAACATGGTTCAATGACAAAGACCTCACCCTGACCGGTGTTTACTACTATCCCGAGCATTGGGACGAAAGCCAATGGGAACGTGACTTCAAGCAGATGCATGACTTAGGTTTTGAGTTCACCCACTTTGCCGAATTTGCCTGGGCACAACTGGAACCGGAAGAGGGTAAATATGACTTCGCCTGGTTGGACAAGGCAATCGCTTTGGCAGACAAGTACAAACTAAAAGTAGTGATGTGTACTTCTACCGCTACCCCACCCGTCTGGTTAAGTCGCAAATATCCTGAAATCCTGATTAAGTATGAAGATGGTACAGTCCTCGACCACGGTGCCCGCCAACATGCATCATTCGCCTCTCCACGATATCGGGAGCTCGCCTACAAGATGATAGAAAAGTTGGCACAACATTACGGCAATGATCCACGCATCGTAGGCTGGCAGCTTGATAACGAGCCTGCCGTACAGTTCGATTATAGTGAGGCGGCAGAAATAGCATTCCGCAACTTCCTGAAAAACAAGTATCACAATACTATCAAAGAACTGAATGATGCCTGGGGCACTGCTTTCTGGAGTGAAGTTTATTCTACCTTTGACGAAATCACCCTCCCCAAGACTGCCCAGATGTTTATGAACCATCATCAAATACTGGATTACCGACGTTTTGCCGCCGGACAAACCAATGACTTCCTGAATGAGCAATGCCTGCTGATTAAGAAGCATGCCCGCAACCAATGGATTACCACCAATTATATCCCCAACTATGATGAAGGCCATATTGGTGGAAGTCCCGACCTGGATTTCGTAAGCTATACCCGCTACATGGTTTATGGCGATAACGAAGGCATCGGACGTCGCGGATATCGGGTGGGAAATCCGTTACGCATCGCCTTTGCCAACGATTTCTTCCGCCCCGTACAAGGAACTTACGGAGTAATGGAACTGCAACCGGGACAAGTCAATTGGGGAGGTATTAATCCACAACCGCTTCCCGGAGCTGTCCGCCTGTGGCTCTGGAGTGTATTTGCAGGAGGAAGCGATTTCATTTGTACGTACCGTTACCGCCAGCCGCTTTACGGAACAGAACAGTATCATTACGGAATTGCCAACACAGACGGCACTACCATCACCCCCGGAGGACATGAATTCGAACAATTCATCAAAGAAGTGAAACAACTGCGTACACAGGCAAAAGCACGTGATGTGAAACCCGCTGATTACCAAGCCCGTCGCACCGCCATACTTTTCAATCACGAAAATGCATGGAGCATCGAACGCCAGAAGCAGAACCGTACCTGGAACACGATGGCACACATCGACAAGTATTACCGTACGCTAAAAAGCTTCGGCGCTCCGGTCGATATTATTAATGAAAGCAAAGATCTGTCACAGTATCCGGTAGTCATTGCTCCTGCCTATCAGATGGCAGACAAAGCATTGGTAGACCGTTGGACTGAATACGTAAAGAATGGCGGTAATCTGGTATTAACCTGCCGTACAGCACAGAAAGACCGTTACGGCCGTCTGCCCGAAGCACCTTTCGGTTCACTGATCTATGATTTGACGGGAAATGAAATAGAGTTTTACGACCTTCTGCTCCCCGAAGAACCGGGAAAGTTTGTTATGGATGGCAAAGAATACCCCTGGAATACCTGGGGAGAGATACTGAAACCAAGTAAGGATTGCCAGACCTGGGGAAAGTATATCGAAGAATTTTATGAAGGAAAACCGGCCATTACCACCCGCAAACTTGGTAAAGGTACTATCACTTATGTAGGAATTGACAGCACAGACGGAACTTTAGAAAGAGATGTGCTTAAAAAGCTCTATACAAAACTGAATATATCTGTAATGGATCTGCCGTATGGAGTAACGATGGAATATCGCAACGGTTTGGGAATAGTTCTCAATTATGGCGACAAGCCCTATCACTTCAATCTTCCTGAAGGAACCAAAACTTTGATAGGAACAACAGATATTCCGACGGCAGGAGTACTGGTATTCGTAACAAAGCAATAG
- a CDS encoding SGNH/GDSL hydrolase family protein: MRKKLLFIIFCLSALTGFAQTANTHSQTDDLKGKRIGVIGDSYVKNHKEPVENTWHYAFAQKHGMEYFNYGRNGNSIAYSSPRWGEAMYIRYKEMTDSLDYVIVIGGHNDAFKLDSIGGIDNFKAKLEILCKGLVEKYSTAKIFFFTRWNCKNFKESDSEKVVDAMVEVCGNYSIPIFDCARKGGIYADNDTFRRIYFQGEKDTAHLNAKGHVRFLKVAENFILQY, translated from the coding sequence ATGAGAAAGAAACTATTATTTATCATCTTCTGCCTGTCCGCTCTCACGGGATTCGCACAGACAGCAAACACTCACTCGCAAACGGATGATCTGAAAGGAAAACGTATCGGAGTCATTGGTGACAGTTATGTGAAGAACCACAAAGAACCTGTTGAAAATACCTGGCACTATGCGTTTGCTCAAAAACATGGCATGGAATACTTCAATTATGGTAGGAATGGGAATAGTATTGCTTATTCCAGCCCGCGCTGGGGCGAGGCCATGTACATAAGATATAAAGAGATGACAGACAGCCTCGACTATGTTATCGTAATCGGAGGACACAACGATGCTTTCAAGCTTGATTCCATCGGAGGAATAGATAATTTCAAAGCTAAGCTGGAAATACTCTGTAAAGGCCTCGTAGAGAAATATTCCACAGCCAAAATCTTTTTCTTTACCCGATGGAACTGTAAAAACTTTAAGGAAAGTGACTCCGAGAAAGTGGTAGACGCCATGGTTGAAGTCTGCGGTAATTACAGCATTCCCATCTTTGATTGCGCCAGGAAGGGAGGTATCTATGCCGACAATGACACTTTCAGAAGAATATATTTTCAGGGAGAGAAGGACACGGCACATCTGAATGCAAAAGGTCATGTCCGCTTCCTGAAAGTAGCGGAGAACTTTATATTACAGTATTGA